The following are from one region of the Hydrogenimonas sp. SS33 genome:
- a CDS encoding thiamine-phosphate pyrophosphorylase yields the protein MKSNETRGPKLYRLVDANLNRLKEGIRVIEDINRYLYDNTTLTPKLKQLRHLARIDDYPLFLCHRDIRNDILKSTTESEAKRENVESLLLANYKRAQEAARVLEESFKLIDAKKAEDFKTIRYELYALEQENLAPGSGPDDGKGFKND from the coding sequence GTGAAGAGTAACGAAACCCGCGGGCCGAAGCTCTATCGGCTCGTCGATGCGAATCTCAACCGTCTGAAGGAGGGGATTCGCGTCATTGAAGACATCAACCGATACCTTTACGACAACACGACCCTCACCCCGAAACTCAAACAACTGCGGCACCTGGCCCGTATCGACGACTACCCCCTCTTTCTGTGCCACAGGGATATCCGCAACGATATTCTCAAAAGCACCACCGAAAGCGAGGCGAAACGGGAAAATGTGGAAAGCCTGCTGCTGGCCAACTACAAACGGGCCCAGGAGGCGGCCAGGGTATTGGAGGAGAGTTTTAAACTGATTGATGCAAAAAAGGCGGAAGATTTCAAGACGATCCGCTACGAACTCTATGCGCTGGAGCAGGAGAACCTGGCCCCGGGATCGGGACCGGACGACGGGAAGGGCTTCAAGAACGACTGA
- a CDS encoding Bax inhibitor-1/YccA family protein: MALYDRDYVHHHAAERDVARTEEQPYGEMGARSESQLAAFVKQTYQLFAASCLAATAGAYVGMGMAATIQSWYWGLVILEFALLFGLMFTRKQPGLNLIMLFGFTFMTGITLVPLLTSVLALPGGGSIVAQTFFLTAVITGGLSLFAMNTTRDFSWMGKGLFIALIVIIIASIINIFLGSPMVQVIIAGVGTLLFSGFILFDTQRIIRGEFATPSEAAVSLYLDVLNLFISLLQILGIFGREE; this comes from the coding sequence ATGGCACTATACGATCGTGACTATGTACATCATCACGCTGCCGAGCGGGACGTTGCCCGCACGGAAGAGCAGCCCTATGGAGAGATGGGGGCGCGTAGCGAATCGCAGCTGGCGGCTTTCGTGAAGCAGACTTACCAGCTCTTCGCGGCTTCCTGTCTTGCCGCGACGGCGGGCGCCTATGTGGGTATGGGAATGGCGGCAACCATCCAGTCCTGGTACTGGGGGTTGGTCATTCTCGAATTCGCCCTCCTTTTCGGGCTGATGTTCACACGCAAGCAGCCGGGCCTCAATCTGATTATGCTGTTTGGTTTTACCTTTATGACAGGCATCACACTGGTTCCGCTGCTCACATCGGTACTGGCGTTGCCCGGTGGCGGCAGTATCGTCGCACAGACCTTTTTCCTGACCGCTGTCATCACGGGAGGGTTGAGCCTCTTCGCCATGAACACCACCCGTGACTTCAGCTGGATGGGCAAAGGGCTTTTCATCGCCCTTATCGTCATCATCATCGCCAGCATCATCAACATTTTCCTCGGAAGCCCGATGGTGCAGGTGATCATCGCCGGGGTAGGGACCCTGCTTTTCAGCGGATTCATCCTCTTCGATACCCAGCGCATCATCCGGGGAGAATTCGCCACTCCCAGCGAGGCGGCGGTTTCTCTCTATCTGGATGTACTGAACCTCTTCATCTCCCTGCTGCAGATTCTCGGCATTTTCGGACGTGAAGAGTAA
- a CDS encoding DUF3373 family protein, whose protein sequence is MKKLIAMSTAAAIAATMSFASSDDDLRAELEALKKEVQALKQQTKGLKVKRLKHQISELKAAALNDNIKWNVDFRSAFDYVNYEYNDGRSDVNQIFTNRLWLGMKYAPTQNLSFIGTLSYYKMYGQMTKQAQPGFQYFDWIVNETPNDGQLRVKEAYFIYFGNDIFGANIPWTASIGRRPATDGLLANYREDQNPKSPLGHIINTEFDGASFKFDLSNVTDVPGMYFKLCMGRGMTNASSRYSVQTDGVNYTKDKEWSHTDLAGFIFVPYDDGQYSIHTTWFRAFNLPGMYGTQYYYNGATGQPIGPEPTTMTFAQGGNMDGAAISLVAEGIGDGISDFLDETNAFVSFAWSKTRPGGSHSAQLIDVTGTYPVSTANVDNAMLGDSDSQTGNSVYVGTNFPVMFIDGGRLGLEYNHGSKYWRSFTYAEDTLAGSKLATRGDAYEVWYNQDLIGKTLTAQVRYTYMDYDYTGSQGFFGEAGTPIKEDEAPFLSVDKAQDLRLYVRYRY, encoded by the coding sequence ATGAAAAAGTTGATTGCAATGTCAACAGCGGCAGCGATCGCGGCGACGATGTCTTTTGCATCGTCAGACGACGACCTTCGGGCAGAGCTCGAAGCGCTGAAAAAAGAGGTTCAGGCACTTAAGCAGCAGACCAAAGGTTTGAAAGTAAAACGTTTGAAGCACCAAATCAGTGAACTGAAAGCGGCAGCATTGAATGATAATATCAAATGGAATGTCGATTTTCGAAGTGCTTTTGATTATGTCAATTACGAATACAATGACGGCAGATCAGATGTCAATCAGATCTTTACAAACAGGCTCTGGCTCGGGATGAAATATGCTCCGACACAGAATCTCTCTTTCATCGGTACATTGAGTTACTATAAAATGTACGGGCAAATGACAAAACAAGCTCAACCGGGATTCCAATATTTTGACTGGATCGTCAATGAGACGCCCAACGACGGGCAACTTAGAGTTAAAGAGGCCTATTTCATCTATTTCGGCAATGACATTTTCGGAGCCAATATTCCTTGGACAGCCAGTATCGGCCGACGTCCTGCGACAGATGGCCTCCTTGCAAACTACCGTGAAGACCAAAATCCGAAATCTCCGCTTGGCCATATCATCAATACCGAATTTGACGGTGCAAGCTTCAAATTCGACCTGAGCAATGTCACCGATGTACCCGGTATGTATTTCAAGCTTTGCATGGGGCGTGGCATGACTAATGCATCTTCACGTTATTCGGTCCAGACGGATGGTGTTAATTATACAAAAGACAAAGAGTGGTCACATACCGACCTTGCCGGATTTATTTTTGTTCCTTATGATGATGGACAGTATTCTATTCATACAACTTGGTTCAGAGCATTCAACCTCCCCGGAATGTACGGAACTCAATATTATTACAATGGCGCCACAGGACAACCTATCGGACCTGAGCCTACTACTATGACGTTTGCCCAGGGTGGGAACATGGATGGTGCAGCCATCAGTCTCGTTGCGGAAGGGATCGGCGACGGTATCAGCGATTTTCTTGATGAAACCAATGCTTTTGTCAGTTTTGCCTGGAGTAAAACCAGACCTGGCGGCTCTCATAGTGCCCAGTTGATTGATGTCACAGGCACTTATCCTGTCTCTACGGCGAATGTTGATAACGCGATGCTCGGAGATTCAGATAGTCAAACCGGAAATTCTGTTTATGTAGGCACCAACTTCCCGGTAATGTTCATCGACGGTGGACGGCTCGGACTCGAGTACAACCATGGCAGCAAATATTGGAGAAGCTTCACTTATGCGGAAGATACGCTGGCCGGAAGCAAACTGGCTACACGAGGTGATGCCTATGAAGTATGGTACAACCAGGATCTGATCGGCAAAACATTGACGGCTCAGGTACGATATACCTATATGGACTATGACTACACCGGAAGCCAGGGTTTCTTTGGTGAAGCGGGAACGCCGATCAAAGAGGATGAAGCACCGTTTTTGTCAGTCGACAAAGCGCAGGATCTTCGTCTTTACGTCCGCTACCGCTACTAA
- a CDS encoding Mrp/NBP35 family ATP-binding protein, which translates to MNYGHTANPNNRAPYAKRVIAVTSGKGGVGKSTVSVNLAVALAQKGFKVGLLDADVYGPNIPRMLGTADEKLRWGENDKIIPSENFGIRIMSVGLTTPTSDTPLVWRSSVAVSALIQFLEDVDWGELDFLVIDMPPGTGDIQLTMAQELPITAGVIVTTPQPVALDDVSRAIMMFKDIHVPIGGLVENMSFFVAPDTGKRYDIFGTGGGEATAKRYDIPFLGQIPLDMQIREFSDSGTPPVAMGDDVQKGYYRTVAENLLAQIL; encoded by the coding sequence ATGAACTACGGCCACACCGCCAACCCCAACAACCGCGCCCCCTACGCCAAACGGGTCATCGCCGTCACCAGCGGCAAGGGCGGGGTCGGAAAAAGCACCGTCTCGGTCAATCTCGCCGTCGCCCTGGCCCAGAAAGGCTTCAAGGTGGGCCTGCTGGACGCCGACGTCTACGGCCCCAACATCCCCCGCATGCTGGGAACCGCCGACGAAAAGCTCCGCTGGGGGGAGAACGACAAGATCATTCCCAGCGAAAATTTCGGCATCAGGATCATGAGCGTCGGCCTGACGACCCCCACGTCCGACACCCCGCTGGTGTGGCGCAGCAGCGTTGCCGTCAGCGCCCTCATCCAGTTTCTGGAGGATGTGGACTGGGGAGAGCTCGATTTTCTGGTCATCGACATGCCCCCGGGTACCGGCGACATCCAGCTGACGATGGCCCAGGAACTCCCCATCACTGCCGGCGTCATCGTCACCACACCCCAACCGGTGGCGCTGGACGACGTGAGCCGCGCCATCATGATGTTCAAGGACATCCATGTCCCCATCGGCGGCCTGGTGGAGAATATGAGCTTCTTCGTCGCACCCGATACGGGCAAACGCTACGACATTTTCGGCACGGGCGGCGGCGAAGCCACCGCGAAACGGTACGACATCCCGTTTCTAGGACAGATCCCGCTGGATATGCAGATACGGGAGTTCTCCGACAGCGGCACTCCGCCCGTGGCCATGGGCGACGACGTGCAGAAAGGTTACTATCGCACGGTTGCGGAGAATCTTCTGGCCCAAATCCTCTGA
- a CDS encoding rhodanese-like domain-containing protein, which yields MKQWLKTLCVAALFSAASLMAAEKITISPEEAIKLIGKPGYVFVSGDSETAYEGGHIKGSRNMYAHHLHHADIMGNLQCEPLYQCPEHAEHLISSKGIKNSDVIIAYDNWRGPNATGVYSFFKSMGHDKVYVLDGGQDGIKALDPNQKIYDDLKKKSRKVKKAARKAKKAGDKAKAAELKAKYKEIKAQMKQIEKKLLVQRGKEPHWHHTHYKIEHPRPELLATTEEVYKAVQDIQKKGKKSKYVIVDARSMIEIIGERKMDNVARGGHIPGSVFIEWKQITDFDRKKSFRKPEELKKMFARYGITPDKTVYAYCQVGAGRGSEVITALELLGFKNVKVYSGAWDTWGNNMNLPIHR from the coding sequence ATGAAGCAGTGGCTCAAGACGCTTTGCGTGGCGGCGCTCTTTTCTGCGGCTAGCCTGATGGCTGCGGAGAAGATCACGATTTCGCCCGAAGAAGCGATTAAGCTTATCGGCAAGCCGGGTTACGTTTTCGTAAGCGGCGACAGCGAAACGGCATACGAGGGGGGGCACATCAAAGGTTCCCGCAACATGTACGCGCACCATCTGCACCATGCGGACATCATGGGAAACCTGCAGTGCGAACCCCTCTATCAGTGCCCGGAGCACGCCGAGCACCTGATCAGCAGCAAAGGGATCAAAAACAGCGATGTCATCATCGCTTACGACAACTGGCGCGGACCCAACGCGACGGGCGTCTACAGCTTCTTCAAGTCCATGGGGCACGACAAGGTCTATGTCCTCGACGGCGGTCAGGACGGCATCAAGGCGCTCGACCCCAACCAGAAGATCTATGACGATCTGAAGAAGAAATCCCGCAAAGTCAAGAAGGCCGCCCGCAAAGCCAAGAAGGCCGGCGACAAAGCCAAAGCGGCCGAGCTGAAGGCGAAGTACAAAGAGATCAAGGCACAGATGAAGCAGATCGAGAAGAAACTGCTGGTACAGCGCGGCAAAGAGCCCCACTGGCACCACACCCACTACAAGATCGAACATCCCCGACCCGAACTTCTTGCGACCACGGAAGAGGTCTACAAAGCGGTACAGGATATCCAGAAAAAGGGCAAGAAGAGCAAATATGTCATTGTCGATGCGCGCAGCATGATCGAAATTATCGGTGAGCGCAAAATGGACAATGTCGCACGCGGCGGCCATATTCCCGGTTCCGTCTTCATCGAATGGAAACAGATCACCGATTTCGACCGCAAGAAATCGTTCCGAAAACCGGAAGAGCTGAAGAAGATGTTCGCCCGCTACGGCATCACTCCGGACAAGACCGTCTACGCCTACTGCCAGGTCGGTGCGGGCCGCGGTTCGGAAGTCATCACGGCGCTCGAACTGCTCGGTTTCAAAAATGTCAAGGTCTATTCCGGTGCGTGGGATACCTGGGGCAACAACATGAATCTGCCGATTCATCGTTAA
- a CDS encoding molybdopterin-dependent oxidoreductase, which translates to MVNNKRRDFLKFSGVTAALVASQGNLFAKTGVISVENGKHDYPNTTYTEEMYRNEFSFTRGKKEDTGFAYHCVNCQGNCAWEVWSHNGVVTRENQSARYPSINAKIPDFNPRGCNKGVQHSQVMYEKDRILYPMKRVGERGEGKWKRISWDEAATEVAQQIWDVMTDPERGPNHLMVHAGTGLLTEGRRGGPLRFSTQLGAYRIYPASYLGDMFTGSAVAYGEGNVGGTYDFMYTTDVSIFWGGNPSVSRIPDAHFVWEGKYNGGKVIIITPEYNASAKSADLWIPIKPGTDSFLAMSVIHVILKEKLYKPGFMKIFTDLPFLVRLDNEKLLRRSDMEHAKNEEEEEKFEEEFYAINRKTGKPTLMPGTEGSEHKTLRLEEFGIDPELEGTWTVTDKEGKKVKVTTVFEMLKKSAAKYSPEATQKITGVHPDTVRELAHDIAKPKVVTITTGFSLNKYFNGLQSVWNIASICGLTGRMGPYGGLNTENEFSLSGLGALSGFGGKYKPRFGSGFVGEFVYGDGLETFDQYFSDEDVRRAQKMSKKDYMELIEDLLEKGKDGGKGYPGVKPWWTPDVAVIVADSKFRRNKGSKYREAFLKKMKFWAYVDFRMSDAAVYADILLPAKSHYEVYDIRTSPGYHRFTNLAKPIANMKPVGEAKDEWSIFALLAKKLEEIANKPENKAKAKVPDDKAHAREGFHDLSIAYKEYTNTDEESEAAAEPYLGTDKLAVQAALEKCDQYQPWTMEKMYKAGGFLQLNEKAGKLSPLYSDRPYFTFENTLYKFERLETLSGRQTFYVDHEWYLKLGTATNSALEGIRPKTKKYPFTLMTPHARWSIHSNWKQSRILQRLQRGVPYVQVNRKVAEKKGVRDGDTIRVFNNLGEFYAMAKVSSSCPPDSLVMEHGWEPYMYKFKKGHNEVVPMSLNLLEMADGWGHLKFGGLWDGNQYAYDGAIDFEKANV; encoded by the coding sequence ATGGTAAACAATAAACGACGAGATTTTCTGAAGTTTTCGGGTGTGACGGCGGCGCTGGTCGCGTCACAGGGCAATCTGTTCGCCAAAACCGGCGTCATCTCGGTGGAGAACGGGAAGCACGACTACCCCAACACGACCTACACCGAAGAGATGTACCGCAACGAGTTCAGCTTTACCCGCGGCAAGAAGGAGGACACGGGATTCGCGTACCACTGTGTCAACTGCCAGGGTAACTGTGCCTGGGAAGTCTGGTCCCACAACGGGGTCGTCACCCGTGAGAACCAGTCGGCCCGTTACCCTTCCATCAACGCCAAGATTCCCGACTTCAACCCCCGCGGTTGTAACAAGGGTGTCCAGCATTCGCAGGTGATGTACGAGAAAGACCGCATCCTCTATCCGATGAAGCGTGTCGGCGAGCGGGGAGAGGGCAAATGGAAGCGCATCAGCTGGGACGAGGCGGCGACGGAAGTGGCGCAACAGATCTGGGACGTCATGACCGACCCCGAAAGAGGGCCCAACCATCTGATGGTCCATGCCGGTACCGGCCTGCTGACCGAAGGTCGCCGCGGCGGTCCGCTGCGATTTTCCACCCAGCTTGGCGCCTACCGCATCTACCCCGCCTCCTACCTGGGCGACATGTTCACCGGTTCCGCGGTCGCCTACGGCGAAGGTAACGTCGGCGGTACCTACGACTTCATGTACACCACCGACGTCTCTATCTTCTGGGGCGGAAACCCCTCCGTCTCCCGGATCCCCGACGCCCACTTCGTCTGGGAAGGCAAATACAACGGCGGCAAGGTGATCATCATCACCCCCGAATACAACGCTTCCGCCAAGTCAGCGGACCTCTGGATTCCGATCAAGCCCGGTACCGACAGCTTCCTGGCGATGAGCGTCATCCACGTCATTCTCAAAGAGAAGCTCTACAAGCCGGGTTTCATGAAGATCTTCACCGACCTGCCTTTCCTTGTCCGCCTGGACAACGAAAAGCTGCTCCGCCGCTCCGACATGGAACATGCGAAGAACGAGGAGGAGGAAGAAAAGTTCGAAGAGGAGTTCTATGCCATCAACCGCAAAACCGGCAAGCCTACGCTGATGCCCGGCACGGAAGGCAGCGAACACAAGACACTCCGCCTCGAAGAGTTCGGCATCGATCCCGAGCTGGAAGGAACCTGGACCGTCACGGACAAAGAGGGCAAGAAGGTCAAGGTCACGACCGTGTTTGAGATGCTCAAGAAATCGGCGGCGAAGTACAGTCCCGAAGCGACACAGAAGATCACCGGCGTCCATCCCGATACGGTCCGAGAACTGGCGCACGACATTGCCAAGCCCAAAGTGGTTACCATCACGACAGGCTTCTCGCTCAACAAATACTTCAACGGCCTGCAGAGTGTCTGGAACATCGCGTCCATCTGCGGCCTGACGGGACGCATGGGGCCCTATGGCGGCCTCAACACCGAAAACGAATTCAGCCTCAGCGGTTTGGGCGCACTCAGCGGCTTCGGCGGCAAGTACAAGCCCCGCTTCGGTTCCGGCTTCGTCGGTGAATTCGTCTACGGCGACGGCCTTGAGACGTTCGACCAGTACTTCAGCGACGAAGATGTCCGGCGCGCCCAGAAGATGAGCAAGAAAGACTACATGGAGCTCATTGAGGATCTGCTGGAAAAAGGAAAAGACGGCGGCAAAGGGTATCCGGGCGTCAAACCCTGGTGGACACCCGATGTGGCGGTCATCGTCGCCGACTCCAAATTCCGCCGCAACAAGGGTAGCAAGTACCGCGAAGCCTTCCTGAAGAAGATGAAATTCTGGGCCTATGTGGATTTCCGCATGTCCGACGCGGCGGTCTATGCGGACATTCTGCTGCCGGCGAAATCCCACTACGAAGTCTACGACATCCGTACCTCCCCGGGATACCACCGTTTCACCAACCTGGCCAAGCCCATCGCCAACATGAAACCGGTCGGCGAAGCCAAAGACGAGTGGAGTATCTTCGCGCTGCTGGCGAAAAAACTGGAGGAGATCGCCAACAAACCGGAGAACAAGGCGAAGGCGAAAGTGCCCGACGACAAGGCGCACGCGAGAGAAGGGTTCCACGACCTCTCCATCGCCTACAAAGAGTACACCAATACCGACGAAGAGTCCGAAGCGGCGGCGGAACCATACCTGGGTACCGACAAGCTGGCGGTTCAGGCGGCACTGGAGAAGTGTGACCAGTATCAGCCCTGGACGATGGAGAAGATGTACAAGGCGGGCGGTTTCCTGCAGCTCAACGAGAAAGCGGGCAAACTTTCGCCCCTTTACTCCGACCGCCCCTACTTCACCTTCGAGAATACGCTCTACAAGTTCGAGCGCCTCGAAACCCTCAGCGGCCGGCAGACTTTCTATGTCGACCACGAGTGGTACCTGAAACTTGGCACGGCCACCAACAGCGCTCTGGAAGGCATCCGGCCCAAGACGAAGAAGTATCCTTTCACGCTGATGACGCCCCACGCACGCTGGTCGATCCACTCCAACTGGAAGCAGAGCCGCATCCTGCAGCGCCTGCAGCGGGGAGTGCCTTATGTGCAGGTCAACCGCAAAGTGGCCGAGAAGAAAGGAGTCAGGGACGGCGATACGATCCGCGTATTCAACAACCTCGGCGAATTCTACGCCATGGCGAAAGTCTCCAGTTCCTGTCCGCCCGACAGCCTGGTGATGGAGCACGGTTGGGAGCCCTATATGTACAAATTCAAAAAGGGCCACAACGAGGTCGTGCCGATGTCCCTGAACCTGCTCGAAATGGCCGACGGCTGGGGTCACCTGAAATTCGGCGGCCTCTGGGACGGCAACCAGTACGCGTACGATGGTGCGATCGATTTTGAAAAGGCCAACGTTTGA
- a CDS encoding 4Fe-4S dicluster domain-containing protein — protein MDLNKCIGCQTCTVACKTQWTNRNGREYMYWNNVETYPGTGYPKNWMELGGGFDAAGDLQAGIVPNIEADYGVPWDYNHDELQFGAQLKPNVEPTWGPNWDEDEGTGDFPNDNYFFYIPRICNHCTNPGCLSACPRDAIFKREQDGVVLVDLDRCQGYRYCIAGCPYKKIYFNPKISKSEKCILCFPRIEKGLPPACAQQCVGRIRFVGFLDDEEGQVYKLVHKYKVALPLRSDYGTQPNVYYVPPTEAPPKFDAEGRVIPGSDRIPTEELEKLFGPEVHKAMQTLRAEKEKRRATGKSELMDILIAYKHEDMFRLDQNYYQSIAKKQGISLAPIDNRYMAGKNTENKYKFKVVEYD, from the coding sequence ATGGATTTGAACAAATGTATCGGATGCCAGACCTGTACCGTCGCATGTAAAACGCAGTGGACCAACCGCAACGGCCGCGAATACATGTACTGGAACAATGTCGAAACGTACCCTGGTACGGGCTATCCGAAGAACTGGATGGAGCTGGGCGGCGGATTCGACGCCGCCGGCGACCTCCAGGCGGGCATCGTCCCCAACATCGAGGCGGACTACGGGGTGCCGTGGGACTACAACCACGACGAGCTGCAGTTCGGCGCGCAGCTCAAGCCCAATGTCGAACCGACCTGGGGCCCAAACTGGGACGAAGACGAAGGTACGGGTGATTTCCCCAACGACAACTACTTCTTCTACATTCCGCGGATCTGCAACCACTGTACGAACCCGGGATGTCTGAGCGCCTGCCCCCGCGACGCCATCTTCAAGCGGGAGCAGGACGGCGTCGTCCTGGTCGACCTCGACCGCTGCCAGGGGTACCGCTACTGCATCGCGGGATGCCCTTACAAAAAGATCTACTTCAACCCGAAGATCAGCAAGAGCGAAAAGTGTATCCTCTGCTTCCCGCGCATCGAGAAGGGTCTGCCGCCGGCGTGCGCCCAGCAGTGTGTCGGGCGTATCCGCTTCGTGGGATTCCTCGACGACGAAGAGGGACAGGTCTACAAACTGGTCCACAAGTACAAAGTGGCTCTGCCGCTGCGCAGCGACTACGGTACGCAGCCCAACGTCTACTACGTTCCGCCGACGGAAGCACCGCCGAAGTTCGACGCCGAAGGCCGTGTGATCCCCGGAAGTGACCGTATTCCGACGGAAGAGCTGGAGAAACTCTTCGGCCCGGAAGTGCACAAAGCGATGCAGACACTCCGTGCCGAAAAAGAGAAGCGCCGCGCCACCGGCAAAAGCGAACTGATGGACATTCTCATCGCCTACAAGCACGAGGATATGTTCCGGCTCGATCAGAACTACTATCAGAGTATCGCCAAGAAGCAGGGCATCTCACTTGCCCCGATCGACAACCGGTATATGGCGGGTAAAAATACCGAGAACAAATACAAGTTTAAGGTGGTGGAATATGACTAA
- a CDS encoding ethylbenzene dehydrogenase-related protein, whose product MTKLTSAAVAAALVVTVASAQDAIVAKKVNTDVSKLTPTSKVWNNIPWTEVDLYPQTTIRLNDMRANAANKNEKAKMGIVKAVYDGKNIAFLLEWADGTRSVQQGYRSDSYGDGFAVQFPENYSDPKKLPYIGMGSSGRPVIIHLQKAVQPVFEPNGNGDVGMQQNILSKNKFGKDIEKYHAAQTKLAVADYQRSFVSEGFRSMTEIKDGSEKFTADMKYDHRAWKGTVARPLKDAYLNLDNGAFPVAFAVWDGARMQRDGLKRLSAWVPVKLEGKSGGEALVKELTEAPTGDPVKGKELVMQNGCMGCHYIPGMSQPGTMAPGLANIGGYSTNAYLRESMVDPNAVVVPGYNRNSHPNTPWYNVVDGKRVSAMPPYPLDDNSLNDMVAYMKTLKAEVKK is encoded by the coding sequence ATGACTAAGCTTACTTCTGCAGCCGTGGCGGCTGCGCTGGTGGTAACCGTTGCCAGCGCCCAGGATGCCATTGTCGCGAAAAAGGTCAATACGGATGTGTCGAAACTGACGCCGACATCGAAAGTGTGGAACAACATTCCGTGGACGGAAGTTGATCTCTATCCCCAGACGACGATCCGTCTCAACGATATGCGGGCCAATGCGGCCAACAAGAACGAAAAAGCCAAGATGGGTATCGTCAAAGCGGTTTATGACGGCAAAAACATCGCTTTTCTGCTCGAGTGGGCTGATGGCACACGCAGTGTGCAGCAGGGATACCGCTCCGACAGTTACGGTGATGGTTTCGCCGTACAGTTCCCTGAAAATTACAGCGATCCCAAAAAACTTCCCTATATCGGTATGGGAAGCTCGGGACGTCCGGTTATCATCCATCTGCAAAAAGCGGTCCAGCCCGTCTTCGAGCCCAACGGCAACGGCGACGTGGGAATGCAGCAGAACATTCTGAGCAAGAACAAATTCGGCAAAGATATCGAGAAATACCATGCCGCACAGACCAAACTGGCGGTCGCCGACTATCAGCGATCTTTCGTCTCCGAAGGGTTCCGTTCCATGACGGAGATCAAGGACGGCAGCGAAAAGTTCACGGCCGATATGAAATACGACCACCGTGCCTGGAAAGGCACCGTGGCACGGCCGCTGAAAGATGCCTACCTCAATCTGGACAACGGTGCGTTTCCCGTCGCTTTTGCGGTATGGGACGGTGCTCGGATGCAGCGTGACGGCCTCAAGCGCCTCTCCGCCTGGGTGCCGGTGAAACTGGAAGGAAAAAGCGGCGGCGAAGCCCTGGTCAAAGAGCTGACCGAGGCGCCCACCGGCGATCCGGTCAAAGGCAAAGAGCTGGTCATGCAAAACGGATGTATGGGATGCCACTACATTCCCGGGATGAGCCAGCCCGGTACTATGGCGCCCGGCCTCGCCAACATCGGCGGTTATTCGACCAACGCCTATCTGCGTGAGTCGATGGTCGATCCCAATGCGGTCGTCGTTCCCGGATACAACAGAAATTCGCATCCGAATACACCGTGGTACAACGTGGTAGACGGAAAACGTGTCTCGGCCATGCCTCCCTATCCGCTGGACGACAACAGCCTTAACGATATGGTGGCCTATATGAAAACCCTCAAAGCGGAGGTGAAAAAATGA
- a CDS encoding molecular chaperone TorD family protein, translating into MDDKTRLYIYAFLSRIFTEQLDDKALRDLKNNEGLLETIGEETAAWFRETEEEALKEALNVDYNSLFVVNNHPIESAVMDSKNEILVGLQNPVMQFYFSHGYDLNLESSKLYVPDHAGLEFGFMQSMISGDDREAQAEFLQKHLINWIVPFLVAVKPMAETPFYRDLCDFTVEFLLSDYSQLMEKRGEANG; encoded by the coding sequence ATGGATGACAAAACCCGACTCTATATTTACGCATTTTTGTCCCGGATTTTTACGGAGCAGCTGGATGACAAGGCGCTCAGAGACCTGAAAAACAACGAGGGATTGCTGGAGACGATCGGAGAGGAGACGGCCGCCTGGTTCCGGGAGACGGAGGAGGAGGCGCTCAAAGAGGCCCTCAATGTGGACTACAACTCCCTCTTCGTCGTCAACAACCATCCCATCGAATCAGCGGTGATGGATAGCAAAAACGAGATTCTGGTGGGGTTGCAGAACCCCGTGATGCAGTTCTATTTCAGCCACGGCTACGACCTGAACCTGGAGAGTTCCAAGCTCTATGTACCCGACCATGCCGGCCTGGAGTTCGGTTTCATGCAGAGCATGATTTCCGGCGACGACAGGGAGGCCCAGGCGGAGTTTCTGCAGAAGCATCTGATCAACTGGATCGTCCCTTTCCTGGTCGCCGTCAAACCGATGGCGGAAACCCCTTTCTACCGCGATCTTTGCGACTTCACCGTCGAGTTTCTGCTTTCGGACTACTCCCAACTGATGGAAAAAAGAGGAGAGGCGAATGGGTAA